In the Gorilla gorilla gorilla isolate KB3781 chromosome 1, NHGRI_mGorGor1-v2.1_pri, whole genome shotgun sequence genome, gacctaaaaccataaaaaccttagaagaaaaccttggcaatacccttcaggacatagtcatgggcaaagacttcatgactaaaacaccaaaagcaatggcaacaaaagtcaaaatagacagatgggatctaattaaactaaagagcttctgcacagcaaaagaaactatcagcagagtgaacagtcaacctacagaatgggagaaaatttttgcaatctatccatctgacaaaggggctaatatcaagaatctacgaagaacttaaacaaatttacaagaaaaaacaaacaaccccacctaaaagtgggcaaaggacatgaacagacacttctcaaaagaagacatttatgcagctgacagacatattaaaaaatgctcatcatcactggtcatcagagaaatgcaaatcaaaaccacaattagataccatctcacgccagttagaatggtgatcattgaaagtcaggaaacaacagatgctggagaggatgtggagaaataggaaagctttaacactgttggtgggagtgtaaattagttcaaccattgtggaagacagtgtggcaattcctcagggatctagaactagaaataccatttgacccagcaatcccattactgggtatatacccaaaggatacaAATCGTGCTGCACATggacacatatatttattgtggcactattcacaatagcaaagacttggaaccaagccaaatgtccatcaataatagactggataaagaaaatgtggcacatatataccatggaatactatgcagccataaaaaggatgagttcatgtcctttgcagagacatggatgaagatggaaactatcattctcagcaaaatatcacaaggacagaaaaccaaaaaccgcatgttctcactcataagtgggaattgatcaatgagaacacatggtcacatggaggggaatatcacacaccagggcctgttggggggtggggcctgggggagggatagcattaggagaaatacctaatgtaaatgatgagttgatgagtgcagcaaaccaacatggcacatatatacctatgtaacaaacctgcacattgtgcacatgtaccctagaacttaaagtataataataaaaaaattaatattttattctcatGAAACTTTTACATCTTATAATGATAGGATAGTCTATGAAGGCTTCTTTCAACAGCTTTTGAGATACTGATATATAAAAATCATgtatatttaagatgtacaagttgctgttttgatatatgtatatatagtgaaatgaccatcataatttaattaacatatctatccctccacatagttaccatttgtgtgtgtgcatgtgtgtgttgagAAGATTTAAAATCtcttctcttagcaaatttcaagtatataatacagtattgttgactattgtcaccatgctgtacattagatctccaaaACCCATTCATCGTGCGTTACTAAAACTTTGTACCCCTTGACCAATATATCttcatttccctctctctccagCCCTTGGCAACTGCCATCCTACTCTGCTTCCATGAGTTTGCCTCCTTAGATCCCACATAAAATTCAGATcacggtgttttttttttttttttttttttagacggagtcttgctcagtcgcccaggctggagtgcaatggtgtgatctcggcttgctgcaacctccgcctctcaggttcaagcgattctcctgccccagcctcctgagcagctgggactacaggcacccaccaccacgcctggctaatttttgtatttttgatagagacggggtttcaccatattggccacgctggtctcaaactccagaccttgtgatctgcccgccttggcctcccaaagtgctgggattacaggtgtgagccaccacgcctggcccagatcATGGTGTCTTTTGTGTCTTGCTTACTTGGCTTAGCAAAAtgtcttccagctccatctatagtagcacaaatggcagaatttccttctttttaaggctgaataataatccattgagtatgtgtgtataactttttcttcatccactcatttGCTGAAGGACATGTAGTTTGTGTCTAGttcttggctgttatgaataatgctgcagtgaatatggGGGTATAGATATCTTTTTGAGATCTtgttttcaattcctttgaataaatatgaaaaaatgggattactggatcatatggtagtttgattttttgaggaacctccatactggtTTCTACAATCTCTGAGGGCTTTTCTTGGAGCTAGAACACCAGCTTCAGCAGTGAATGGTGTGGGAAGGCCTAAGTTAAGGAAGCAAGTGGGAAGGCCAGAGATAGTTCCCGATTTACAAACATCTGAAGACATGATCTTAGAAGAGTGTTTCTGTGGCAAAATTCTGTTTTGAATATGTGGCATTGTATTACATTTATGAAATCAGAGGAAAGGCAATGGAAAATCACACAAAACCCTTCAGATAATGAAGAACTCAGTAATTTAAAAGTActttctggccgggtgtggtggctcacacctgtaatcccagcactttgggaggctgaggtgggcagatcatgaggtcaagagatcgagaccatcctggccaacatggtgaaaccctgtctctactaaaaataggaaaattagctgggcatggtggcacgcacccatagtcccaggtacttgggaggctgaggcaggagaatcgcttgaacctgggaggcggaggttgcagtgagccgagatcgtgccactgcactccagtttggtgacagagcaagagtctgtctcaaaaaaaaaaaaaaaaaaaaaaagaagaaaaaaaagtactgacGGTAGTCAGGATTTTGAAGCTGGGAGGGAACTAAGGTATTATCTATTTTAATCACCTCATTTtaaaggtgagaaaactgaggagcaGGGAGAATAAgtaatttgtataattttctgTAGTTTACCTAGACCTAAAGAAATTTGTATAGTTAACCTGGGAAATCTAGAACTGAAACCCAACTTTCTTAACAATGAATTCCGTATTGTTTCCACTGTGCAGAACTGAAGTGTATTTAAATCGTATCAGCAATGCTTCtttgtttattcactttttaaaaaaaaattttatttttttactaggCTTTTTTTGGTTTCAGAGCTGGAGGCAAGGTGGTTTAGTGACTTAGTCCTTCTTAGCACCTGTGCTATGATTGGCTGCGTAGTTACTCACATTGCTCATCTTTTAAAAGTGGACAGCGCTATGGAAAAACGCCTGTGATTTCATGAACTACAGAAGCATCTGACTCTAACTAAATTTACACTTCTTGGTAACAATAAAATGTAATGACTCATGGAATGAATAATTCAGTAGTAAACCAATTAGTGAATCActagaaagacagaaaaactTTGCATCTGCAGAAGGGTAAAATAAGTCTATTTTAAGCCACTtttcaaaactaagaaaaaatatgcatattttaaaataattccaagagggaaaaatcatttttgaatgttttcttccttcaggAATACAAGACTTGAAATTTCTAATTTGTTCCCTTTTAATTACAAAATGGAACACATCAACTTTCACACTTGTAAATATTACGATGAGCTTCTGATTATGGACGTCGAATCtggattcttttaatattttgaaatgatagGAAGGTAATATCCACTGAATGTATTAAATTGTCTACACTTTCCAGGAAaactatggaaaataaaaatattatatattctcaCTGTGTACCAACTTTAGCCCTTTTGAAATTTGTACtgggaaatatatttattttgtctttgagAAAGATAATGTAAGTCTTTAGTTGATATTTGACTTTATTGATTTCCAAGATCACGATGAGTTCACATTGTAAGGAAAAAACATCTCAAAATATAGAAACCACATTTCATATCCTTATAGCAATGTAAATGCAAGAGCAAATGAAgaaattcatatattttttgttaaaaaatcatCAGAAATGTTTTACATGTAGAAGATACATGTGATAAAGAAGTTTGTTAATGAACATAATAGTAGGaaaattttatagataaaatgtCTCTGAAGAACATCTTTTTGATTTTCTCATGGTATAATACAATTGATTGTACTGTGAGTAGCATTTGTCTATAAATTCAAGTTATTTAGAGTACTCTATAGAACATTCATGCTAGAAACACAATTCATAtaacaacaatttttaaagaagtaatttGTAAATTGTGACACAAAATtttattaacaaggaaatatccattAATTGACTACTACAGTAAAAACTTTATAATGCTTGTATCATGAAGAAAGACCTTCCTTTTCCTTATATATTAATTGAACTACATAGGTATGCTGTACATTTTGTTATTCATGTTATAAGAATTCTAGATTCCAttgcttttgaaatatgtttctttttaggAACTAAAAGTCAACTTATAGtttgatttctgttttatttgtacTGTGTTCCTGATTTTGTGGGTTTCTAAATAAAAAGATCAAACCCACCACTTTCAATatactgttttctatttaaaCTTTTGAGTCGTAGTCAGAAACTGTTGTTGGACTgcatagttttcaaaagtttttggTACATTTCTGACTTTAGAAATCTGGGATAGGAATCCCTTTCCATATGCATATAGACTATTTTCTGAGCTTCTTCAAAACATGTTTCAGTGGGTTCCTGAATGTTCCTGATGATAGTCTCTCTTGTCGAACTGTCAATGTTAATCTGAAAAGTGAAATTACATGTACAGCATAAGTAAGCATAGTTGAAAAAAAGGCACATATAGTAGAAAGGTTTAATTTATTCCCTGCTCTTCTTTTCAGTGGAATAGGgtaattttctttgtagttttatagGCATCTAAGaagttatataaaaaataaacattttgcttttttaaaagtaaatatccaACTCCACATCCaagaggaacaaaaaagaaaaatatgaggctcaaggccagggaagtttccGAAACCATGGCTTACTCAGGAAGATGCAGTGGTTTCTTAGTAGCAGTCTACAAATCAGGAAGTTTGTAAGACAAAcgtctttttaaagaaaagagaaattggtgctttttaaaaatttatctcccTTAATAGTCACAAATGTTGATTTAACTGAATATGCTctgaaatgggaagaaaatgaagagaagtgGATAAACAGAGGGGAGAAGTGGCTATTTCAATAAACCAAGTATTTTCCAGACAAGAGTTCTGGAATATGTCCACAATGTAGGCTTGCCCTGTGCGATAGAAATCTCATATACTGTCATCTGTCTTTATTCCCTTAACagactttttatttctcattgcCTAACAACACAGGATTCTCAAATGCCTCTTCATGGTATTTATAGTTCCTGCTGGGAAGGCCAGTGCTTTTGCCACagactcctttttttctttttaagtttcctAGAAATTAAGATAATTTAATGGGGAGAAGCTTTGGAGCCAGATAGATTTAATTTTGAATCTTAACTTTACCACTTAATGGCTGTGTGACACTGGACAAGTTCTCAGAGTCTCaggtttcttatctgtaaaataaggttaGCAATACTGAATTTATAGCATTTTAGGAGATACTGGatgtaaagtgcctggcacttatGGATGCTTGACAGATATTAATGCCATTGCAGGGATGAACTGATTTCCATTCCTGTCATTGTCAGGTAGTTACCTCTCTAGGGGACTGTGGCTGGATATAAATCTTATAAAGCTTCTTTGCCCTAGAAATTCTGCTCCACCGTGAGGCAATTTTCTTATAGGTTTCACATGCCATCCAGAATTGAATATTCTCGTCACTGTGCTCCATTTTTAAATATGCTGCATAGACTACTGGACCATCTAAAAGTAGAGGAGAAATCAGTTTATTTTCATGGgtcaaaatcaccaaaaaaatcTAAGCAATACAGTTAAAAAAAAGCCTGATTAAAAACTCACAAATTATTTaacaagtaaatattttatatctatctctatatatcAATTTTCATGTCTATCACACACTTAGAGCTAACATCTGAAGCGTGCTTTGACAATGCAGATCACTGGTGAGGTCATCCATTTATTCTGAGTCACTCAGAGCAAAATGCCTACCAGTGTGGATGAGTCTAGGAAAGATAGGACAGGAGACATCACAGAGCCCAGGAAAAGGACTGAAGCTGCTCAGGAGGACAGGGCTCTAATCATGAAGCTGACACGAAAAATCTAAGACCTCATGCCAAACTGTAGGGTAAGAGCAGGGTTTCGAATGTAAACTTGTAGGTCAAGGTCAGGAGAAAAATATCCAAGCCATGTAAGAGTGATACTCTAATTAGTTTGTACACCCTGGAGTGTTTCTCAATGTCCAATCAGAGCAGAAAACAGATAGATGAAAAATTCAACTTCATATTCATGGTTTATGGTTCAAGCCAGAAATAAGGGACCAGACAAGGAATGAAAAATCAGACGTGATGCTGGAAACTATCTCAGAATCTAGTACGGGACAGGGATTATGTGCAGCGTAACCATCACATGACACTTGATGCCAGAGATTCTTATCTTCAACTCTGATCTTAAACTGCCTTTCTGGAGTGCTTAGATAAGGATAAGCCTAGGAGGAGCTTTTCCAATTGAGACATTACTTTGTAGGTACTAATATTTGAAGAAGAGGATTAGGTGAGCTCTCACAAATATAACATATTAATTGGAATCTTTGGGAGGACCAAGTATTCTCAAGGTTcaagatattaatttttttttgactaGACTAGACTAGAAAGTCTCTTCACATATCCAAGGAATTGGATTGCTATATGATAAAATAACAATGTAACTTTCAATTGATGTTAAAAGAAATGTTTGTGTAGGCACACTGAGTAATAACCACCTAGAGACTGTTAGCATAGgatattttgttt is a window encoding:
- the RGS13 gene encoding regulator of G-protein signaling 13, whose protein sequence is MSRRNCWICKMCRDESKRPPSNLTLEEVLQWAQSFENLMATKYGPVVYAAYLKMEHSDENIQFWMACETYKKIASRWSRISRAKKLYKIYIQPQSPREINIDSSTRETIIRNIQEPTETCFEEAQKIVYMHMERDSYPRFLKSEMYQKLLKTMQSNNSF